In a genomic window of Schistocerca gregaria isolate iqSchGreg1 chromosome 5, iqSchGreg1.2, whole genome shotgun sequence:
- the LOC126273374 gene encoding piggyBac transposable element-derived protein 3-like, whose translation MKQYVKGKPDPEGLKCFVMANPSGIPLDFCMYEGNGKEIQSEKVPPPEKLDVGGKVVVKLTDTSTEKSSIYVDRCFTSVPFLDKLLRDRNITATGTIMLSRIARSIRFEEDATMKKTRGSHDQVVRNDGNLAIIKWFDNRAIYLASTEAGVEPIEKCTRWSKKEKKYITVPRPCVVKAYNNNMGGVDLLDRMVGKYGMRAWTHKRTNRVIDHFIDFAVAAA comes from the coding sequence AtgaagcagtatgtaaagggaaaacCTGACCCAGAAGGTTTGAAGTGTTTTGTCATGGCAAACCCTAGTGGCATACCCCTTGATTTCTGTATGTATGAAGGAAATGGGAAAGAAATTCAGTCTGAAAAAGTGCCCCCTCCAGAGAAGTTAGATGTAGGAGGCAAGGTAGTGGTGAAACTTACTGATACATCAACAGAGAAGTCGTCAATTTATGTTGACAGATGTTTTACTTCTGTTCCCTTCCTCGACAAGTTACTGAGAGACAGGAACATTACTGCCACTGGCACAATAATGTTGAGTCGCATCGCCAGAAGTATACGGTTTGAGGAAGATGCAACAATGAAAAAAACAAGAGGCAGCCATGATCAGGTGGTAAGGAATGACGGGAACTTAGCAATTATCAAATGGTTTGACAACCGAGCGATTTATTTGGCTTCAACAGAAGCAGGTGTTGAGCCAATTGAAAAATGCACTCGGTGGTCTAAAAAAGAGAAAAAGTACATTACAGTTCCTCGCCCATGTGTAGTAAAGGCATACAATAATAACATGGGAGGTGTTGACCTGTTAGATAGGATGGTGGGGAAGTATGGCATGAGAGCTTGGACCCACAAAAGGACCAACAGAGTGATTGATCACTTTATTGATTTTGCAGTTGCTGCTGCATGA